The following are encoded in a window of Vigna unguiculata cultivar IT97K-499-35 chromosome 8, ASM411807v1, whole genome shotgun sequence genomic DNA:
- the LOC114193499 gene encoding uncharacterized protein LOC114193499, producing the protein MDLLLGPTFTIDVSSSPPPLFPSQAARFSADSSETSSSIGTPDDTDDENDAVSSQRNQNNSDHDDDEQEQQQVHNTLKSLASLDSLEDSLPIKRGLSNHFMGKSKSFTDLSQVNTVKELQKQENPFNKRRRVQIASKWSRKSSFYTWSNPKSMPLLPLLEDEDFYQHNPKKVSPSSSSSSSSEEKKHQHQLMETQQPQPKSYVDHMRLKFGSFKSRSLSDLKEHDEEEEDDDDDYQ; encoded by the exons ATGGACCTTCTCCTGGGTCCCACTTTCACCATCGACGTCTCCTCCTCTCCGCCGCCGCTCTTTCCCTCCCAAGCCGCTCGCTTCTCCGCCGACTCCTCCGAAACCTCCTCCTCGATCGGAACCCCGGACGACACCGACGATGAAAACGACGCCGTTTCGTCCCAACGAAACCAAAACAACTCAGACCACGACGACGACgaacaagaacaacaacaagTTCACAACACTTTGAAGAGTTTGGCCTCTCTCGATTCCCTTGAAGACTCTCTTCCCATTAA GAGGGGTTTGTCGAATCATTTCATGGGAAAATCGAAGTCATTCACGGATCTGTCACAGGTGAACACAGTGAAGGAACTGCAGAAGCAAGAGAACCCTTTCAACAAGCGAAGAAGGGTTCAGATAGCATCAAAGTGGTCCCGGAAATCCTCCTTCTACACTTGGTCCAACCCAAAATCGATGCCCCTTTTACCTCTTCTCGAAGATGAAGATTTTTACCAACACAACCCCAAAAAAGTTTCCCCatcgtcttcttcttcctcttcatcaGAGGAAAAAAAACACCAACATCAACTTATGGAGACACAGCAACCACAACCTAAGTCCTATGTTGATCACATGAGGCTTAAATTTGGGAGCTTTAAGTCTAGGAGTCTCTCGGATCTGAAAGAacatgatgaagaagaagaagatgacgATGATGATTATCAGTGA